A genome region from Anabaena sphaerica FACHB-251 includes the following:
- a CDS encoding CHAT domain-containing protein encodes MIIKNVISKYCCLGLLTLVLIVLQVNWNLPISIQTPVFAAVTTETTSPTSLVQAGKQHYQAEQFTEAIALWQQASEIFGQKGDTVNQAVVLCNLALAYQQLGKLKPAHQFISQSINLLSRGAISPSTLAQALNIQGSLQMSQGEAEEALTTWEKATDNYQKLGDETGVNRSLLNQTQALRVLGLYPRARKILEQVNQNLQSQPDSVLKASSLLNLGDTLRVVGDGEKSQEVLQQSLAIAKKFNSSPEITLAFLSLGNTAFSQQQNQLAYNYYQQAITTSTSPTIKLQAQLNQLHLLLDTKKSTEVKVLIPQIQPQLEKLPPSRTSIYAQVKFAQGLQKAGEKQLAAQILATAIQQAKNIDDNKAESYALGYLGKLYEQNQQWNEAQRLTEQALILAQSSNAAEISYLWQWQLGRIFQAIGNSEKAIDAYNQSVKTLAYIRKDLVAGNNNLLFSFQESIEPIYRELVSLLLQPQKSKNVKDISQTNLLKARDLIESLKVAELDNYFQEDCLSGKISKVEQLDPQAAIIYPIILRDRLEVILSLTNQPIRHYTTNILQSKLENILLQMRSSLRPNLGKQKRLAIAQKLYNLLIRPTEADLAANNTKTLVFVLDGVMKNLPMAALYDGKEYLIEKYSLAQTPGLQLLSPQPIQKQPLKILIGGISEARQGFSPLPGVGLEVKGITSEIPTQILFNQTFTSTDIQNLIRATPFPIVHLATHGQFSSNAQDTFILTWDNRLNVKELGELLQNREQDSNNPIELLVLSACQTAKGDNRAPLGIAGVAVRSGARSTLATLWSVDDASAAEFMVEFYRQLVQFKVTKAEAIRLAQIKLLKQPEYSNPFYWAPFVLLGNWL; translated from the coding sequence ATGATTATCAAGAACGTAATATCTAAGTATTGTTGTTTAGGATTATTAACCCTGGTATTGATAGTCTTACAGGTTAACTGGAATCTTCCTATTTCCATACAAACACCCGTATTCGCTGCTGTCACTACAGAAACCACTTCCCCTACTTCCTTAGTACAAGCTGGAAAACAACACTACCAAGCAGAACAATTTACAGAAGCGATCGCACTCTGGCAACAGGCATCAGAGATATTTGGACAAAAAGGCGATACAGTCAACCAAGCAGTGGTCTTGTGTAATTTAGCCTTAGCATATCAGCAATTAGGAAAATTAAAACCAGCACATCAGTTCATATCTCAAAGTATAAATTTGCTAAGTAGAGGTGCGATTTCCCCAAGCACTTTAGCACAAGCTTTGAATATTCAGGGAAGTCTGCAAATGTCTCAGGGAGAGGCAGAAGAAGCACTTACCACCTGGGAAAAAGCCACAGATAACTATCAAAAATTAGGAGATGAAACAGGAGTCAATCGCAGCTTACTTAACCAAACTCAAGCTTTGCGAGTATTGGGATTATATCCCCGTGCGAGGAAGATTTTAGAACAGGTAAATCAAAACTTGCAATCACAACCAGACTCTGTATTAAAAGCATCTAGTTTGTTAAACTTGGGTGATACTTTGCGGGTTGTGGGTGACGGGGAAAAATCCCAAGAAGTTTTACAACAAAGTTTAGCGATCGCTAAAAAATTCAACTCATCACCAGAGATTACTCTGGCATTCTTGAGTTTAGGTAACACTGCCTTTTCTCAACAGCAAAATCAACTAGCTTATAATTATTATCAACAAGCAATTACTACATCTACTTCACCTACTATAAAACTCCAAGCTCAACTCAATCAATTACATCTGTTATTAGACACTAAAAAATCGACCGAAGTTAAAGTTTTAATTCCTCAAATTCAACCCCAGTTAGAGAAATTACCCCCCAGTCGCACCAGCATATATGCACAAGTAAAGTTTGCTCAAGGCTTGCAAAAAGCTGGAGAAAAACAACTTGCGGCTCAAATTCTTGCTACAGCTATCCAACAAGCTAAAAATATAGATGACAACAAGGCAGAATCTTACGCCCTTGGTTATTTGGGTAAACTTTACGAACAAAATCAACAATGGAATGAAGCACAAAGACTAACTGAACAAGCATTAATTTTAGCACAAAGCAGCAACGCGGCTGAAATTAGCTATCTTTGGCAATGGCAACTAGGAAGGATTTTCCAAGCTATCGGTAACTCAGAAAAAGCCATTGATGCATATAACCAATCAGTAAAAACTTTAGCTTACATCCGTAAAGATTTAGTTGCAGGAAATAACAATCTACTATTTTCTTTCCAAGAAAGTATAGAACCAATTTATCGAGAGTTAGTTAGTTTACTACTACAACCTCAAAAAAGCAAAAATGTAAAAGATATTAGCCAGACAAATCTGCTCAAAGCCCGCGATTTAATTGAATCCTTGAAAGTTGCCGAATTGGATAATTACTTTCAAGAAGATTGTCTGAGTGGGAAGATATCTAAAGTTGAGCAGTTAGATCCGCAAGCTGCAATTATTTATCCGATTATTTTGAGAGATCGCTTAGAGGTGATCCTATCTCTCACCAATCAACCTATACGCCACTATACTACTAATATTCTTCAGTCAAAACTAGAAAATATTTTGCTGCAAATGCGATCATCCCTCAGACCAAATTTAGGGAAGCAAAAACGTTTAGCGATCGCCCAAAAACTATACAATTTACTCATCCGCCCCACAGAAGCAGACTTAGCAGCCAATAACACCAAAACTTTAGTATTTGTCCTCGATGGCGTGATGAAAAATCTGCCAATGGCAGCATTATATGATGGAAAAGAATATCTGATAGAAAAATACAGTCTAGCTCAAACACCAGGGCTACAACTACTTTCCCCCCAACCAATACAAAAACAACCTCTGAAAATCCTGATTGGTGGCATCAGCGAAGCCAGACAAGGTTTTTCTCCATTACCAGGCGTAGGTTTAGAAGTCAAAGGTATCACCTCAGAAATTCCTACTCAAATCCTATTTAATCAAACATTCACCAGTACAGATATTCAAAATCTCATCCGTGCAACTCCCTTTCCCATAGTCCATCTCGCTACTCACGGTCAATTTAGTTCCAATGCACAAGACACCTTTATTCTCACCTGGGATAATCGTCTTAACGTCAAAGAATTAGGTGAATTACTGCAAAATAGAGAACAAGATAGCAATAATCCCATTGAATTACTAGTTCTGAGCGCCTGTCAAACTGCCAAAGGAGACAACCGCGCCCCACTAGGAATAGCAGGTGTAGCCGTTCGCTCAGGCGCACGTAGCACTTTGGCAACACTATGGTCTGTAGATGATGCTTCCGCAGCTGAGTTCATGGTCGAATTTTACCGCCAACTCGTCCAGTTTAAAGTCACCAAAGCTGAAGCCATACGCCTTGCTCAAATAAAACTACTAAAACAACCAGAATACAGTAATCCTTTCTATTGGGCACCATTTGTACTCTTGGGAAATTGGCTTTAA
- a CDS encoding filamentous hemagglutinin N-terminal domain-containing protein, which yields MAFNNTFVEPMNNQTKVTNKSTFSFLILYFITLLISPFFTKKATAQILPDNTLPNNSQVQPGCQVCQINGGTVRDSNLFHSFKEFSISTNGQAIFNNGLEIQNILIRVTGNNISYIDGLIRANGSANLFFINPNGIVFGNNATLNINGSFVASTANSIKFADGTQFSNKAAQSTPLLTITTPIGLQFGTNQGKIQVQAKNGLQIQPNQTLALVGGDINLEGAIIKTNGGRLELGSVKETSLVKLTSTNQIFSLNYDGINKFGNIQLTAKTDVDTSGIGGGEIQIQTGNLRISEGSRITSSTRGSLPGGNITVNATDTLEIIGTGEFEEKSAKILDPSPEIYQGLDGFFILSSGARISGDLNINTDKLILKNGAIIMVSVFEQGKGGDINVSASNSVEVSESLLVTANPLARVGDAGNISIKTGNLLLQKRGIIASTSFGTGKAGDISIYASESLELTPGQSFLQPSIDKLINTNINSSTLSSGKAGNVEINTRELTLRDKTNISASTFGSGNGGNLTVNASDIQLFGTDSHVLSSGFFASSGLRATGSAGDIKVSTSTLHILDHATITVEALGTGNAGSLSLKADSILMENFATITGNSRSNTTGLNQEQASINLNSQALIMRNGSKITTNATGNNIIGGNITINTAVLAALENSDITANSTDFRGGQVKITAQGIFGTQFRDQVTPESDITATGASAEFSGTVEINQLSADPNQGSINLSTSVIDTDNQVAQRCGAGSKFANQENKFTIIGRGGLPSNPNDLLTGITALVDLVELVPEARTEESKLYQLFSQDSYFHHAALVPSHESNKDMQPVSVTSNLPTEIVEAQGWVVDVKGQVHLVAQAANVLPHSPILAETACSTR from the coding sequence ATGGCTTTCAACAACACCTTTGTAGAGCCAATGAATAACCAAACTAAAGTCACTAATAAATCTACCTTTTCATTTTTAATCTTGTATTTTATAACATTGCTGATTTCCCCCTTCTTTACCAAAAAAGCTACAGCCCAAATACTTCCTGACAATACCCTTCCAAATAACTCTCAAGTACAACCAGGTTGCCAAGTCTGTCAAATTAACGGTGGTACAGTTAGAGATTCAAATCTATTTCACAGCTTCAAAGAATTTTCTATATCCACAAACGGACAAGCCATATTTAATAACGGCTTAGAAATTCAAAACATCCTGATCAGAGTTACAGGTAACAATATTTCTTATATTGATGGTTTAATTCGTGCTAATGGTAGTGCCAACCTGTTTTTTATTAACCCCAACGGGATTGTATTTGGTAACAATGCCACTTTAAACATTAATGGTTCATTTGTAGCGAGTACAGCGAACAGCATCAAATTTGCAGATGGTACACAGTTTAGTAACAAAGCTGCTCAAAGCACACCCCTATTAACTATTACTACTCCTATCGGCTTGCAATTTGGCACTAATCAGGGAAAAATTCAGGTACAGGCTAAAAATGGATTACAAATACAACCAAATCAAACCTTAGCTTTAGTCGGTGGTGATATCAACTTAGAAGGTGCAATAATCAAAACAAATGGAGGCAGATTAGAATTAGGTAGTGTGAAAGAAACAAGTTTAGTAAAACTTACATCTACCAATCAAATATTTTCCTTAAATTATGATGGCATCAATAAATTTGGCAACATTCAACTGACTGCTAAAACCGATGTTGATACCAGTGGCATCGGAGGGGGAGAGATACAGATACAAACTGGTAATCTGCGAATAAGTGAAGGGTCGCGCATCACATCTTCTACCAGGGGATCACTACCAGGAGGTAATATAACAGTTAATGCCACTGATACTCTAGAAATTATTGGTACTGGTGAATTTGAGGAAAAATCGGCAAAAATTCTTGATCCCAGCCCTGAAATTTATCAAGGTCTAGATGGTTTTTTTATCTTAAGTAGTGGTGCTAGAATTAGCGGAGACCTGAACATCAATACAGATAAATTGATCCTCAAAAATGGAGCTATTATAATGGTTTCTGTTTTTGAACAGGGTAAGGGAGGCGATATAAATGTTAGTGCCTCTAATTCAGTAGAAGTAAGTGAATCTTTATTGGTAACAGCAAATCCGCTGGCAAGAGTTGGAGATGCTGGTAACATCAGTATTAAAACAGGAAATTTGCTTCTTCAGAAGCGTGGGATTATTGCCAGTACTTCTTTCGGTACGGGGAAAGCTGGTGATATTAGCATTTATGCTTCTGAATCACTAGAGCTAACTCCTGGTCAATCTTTTTTGCAACCAAGTATTGATAAACTTATCAACACTAATATCAACTCTTCTACCTTGAGTAGTGGCAAGGCTGGTAATGTAGAAATAAATACCAGAGAATTAACTTTAAGGGATAAGACTAATATATCAGCCTCCACTTTTGGCTCTGGGAATGGGGGAAATTTGACAGTCAATGCTTCTGATATACAACTATTTGGTACTGATAGTCATGTATTATCTAGTGGCTTTTTTGCCAGTTCTGGTTTACGTGCAACTGGGTCGGCAGGAGATATAAAAGTTAGCACTAGTACCCTGCACATCCTAGATCACGCTACAATCACTGTGGAGGCTTTAGGAACTGGAAATGCTGGGAGTCTGAGCTTAAAGGCTGATTCTATCCTCATGGAAAACTTTGCTACTATTACTGGTAATAGCCGCAGCAATACCACTGGTCTTAATCAAGAACAGGCTAGTATTAATTTGAACTCTCAAGCTTTGATTATGCGTAATGGCAGCAAAATCACTACTAATGCTACTGGTAACAATATCATTGGTGGCAATATCACTATTAATACTGCTGTTTTAGCAGCTTTAGAAAACAGTGATATTACTGCCAATTCTACTGATTTTCGTGGTGGTCAGGTGAAAATTACTGCTCAAGGTATCTTTGGTACACAGTTTCGAGATCAGGTGACTCCAGAAAGTGATATTACTGCGACTGGAGCCAGTGCAGAGTTTAGTGGTACGGTAGAAATTAACCAGTTGTCAGCTGACCCCAATCAAGGCTCAATAAATCTCTCCACAAGTGTAATTGATACTGATAATCAGGTTGCCCAGAGATGTGGTGCTGGTAGCAAATTCGCCAATCAAGAAAATAAATTTACAATAATTGGTCGTGGTGGATTACCATCTAATCCCAATGATTTACTGACGGGGATAACAGCATTAGTTGATTTAGTAGAACTAGTGCCAGAAGCGAGGACTGAAGAAAGCAAGCTCTATCAGCTTTTTTCACAGGATAGTTATTTTCATCATGCGGCACTAGTGCCTAGTCACGAAAGTAACAAAGATATGCAACCTGTAAGTGTTACTAGCAATCTGCCGACAGAAATTGTAGAAGCGCAAGGATGGGTTGTTGATGTCAAGGGACAAGTTCACTTGGTTGCTCAAGCTGCTAATGTTTTACCCCATAGTCCGATTTTAGCTGAGACGGCTTGTTCTACACGTTGA